In one Cyprinus carpio isolate SPL01 chromosome B2, ASM1834038v1, whole genome shotgun sequence genomic region, the following are encoded:
- the LOC109072759 gene encoding LOW QUALITY PROTEIN: zinc finger E-box-binding homeobox 1-like (The sequence of the model RefSeq protein was modified relative to this genomic sequence to represent the inferred CDS: deleted 1 base in 1 codon) gives MADGPRCQRRKQTQPRRNNVRSLSSVPEATSDSDDEDKLHIVEEDSIADDPDQKSSVFQLKAARQLSDTCTQDDGSLGPDALIQEIRVKEECVTDEEDGADDEVAGEEKQTETEHIYSDGPEEHQRTPERGVHDENGTPDAFSQLHTCPHCSRGYKRHTSLKDHIKLRHEKSEDNYCCSLCSYTFTYRTQLVRHMTAHRHIREQRTISQSGGNRKFKCTECSKAFKYKHHLKEHLRIHSGEKPYECSNCRKRFSHSGSYSSHISSKKCASVTPAVNGLPRIPGVKTALTVSHPTHILLREKVDITNKPLQEQLPLKQIKQEPIEQQPKPAPATPTVAATTTNGVPAPQGIIQTLVLPTVGLVHPISINLSDLQNALNAAMDGNVIRQVLTSTNANGTSAKIVGQLPAQPQAQAVVMQPQQAQPQVISAISLPVVGQDGNAKIIINYNPQLDSQLKAVKVNTTQPTGTQTGIAQANSTSSNVAQPNVVQLQSVQSNSTETQTSGTPKPTQVNIIKPVQTGNLSKPPSIIKITPAQAARLVQARAAQPKLTQQTTPLEKSAYDTQTLFLQKPPATTNNKNTDNKKTTPEKTINTPTAEKKETTENTGSMEDKCEKQNLTAPPKIIIKTEPASPSEIKPEIQSEDDNEMQTDENKGGKQTTATTEPVAHSGCRVTCGDNFHNYAACLLCDSSPSKRKPSDCQDSDTKASPTTISLSSLLDKDKSGAAERLLPLLKAYSQNRDPSEEQLSQVAKTVKLPLEAVSKWYQKMRSKKILLKAASNLKNNQEKTTPSAAPEGMNSTQATCTPTPPPDDTSADTQNGSATSPASPPADVSTDDLVIVKTEDVEEELQCEPLDLSLPKSSSAQASTTTKLPVSTQKEPLNLTCLKKQLLPGNTIYVTQAGTGTLNIVTASLPTLVAIAEPGGIPCIGTAISGNKRTILIPQLTYTYTTNPSVKTPEKSLTDTKGTVILSNCPKVADTASDCVSEDQNDEDSPLMKKKRKTVGGLYACDLCDKIFQKSSSLLRHKYEHTGKRPHECGICNKAFKHKHHLIEHTRLHSGEKPYQCDKCGKRFSHSGSYSQHMNHRYSYCKRDTHELPEQVSTSTPPSQLDSDERESDGEEEEDLSALDMSDIRVVRVGEDYEDDEESGGEEEQDRGHEDQETEEGGMVMEVELGDTDTLEEETIETEDAMETEESKEEDAVLTNNKENTEMATED, from the exons ATGGCGGATGGCCCCAGGTGCCAGCGCAGGAAACAGACACAGCCACGACGCAACAACG TGAGGAGTCTTAGCAGTGTGCCGGAGGCGACCTCAGATTCAGATGATGAAGACAAACTGCACATTGTAGAGGAGGACAGTATTGCCGACGATCCTGACCAAAAGTCCTCAGTATTTCAGCTCAAAGCAGCACGGCAGCTCTCTGACACATGCACACAGGACG atggcAGCCTGGGGCCAGATGCTTTAATACAGGAAATAAGGGTCAAAG aggaGTGTGTCACTGATGAGGAAGATGGTGCTGATGATGAAGTGGCCGGTGAGGAAAAGCAGACGGAAACAGAGCATATTTACTCAGACGGCCCAGAGGAGCATCAGAGAACACCAGAGCGAGGGGTTCACGATGAGAACG GTACTCCTGACGCATTCTCGCAGCTGCACACCTGTCCGCACTGTTCCCGCGGTTACAAGCGTCACACGTCTCTGAAGGATCACATTAAACTACGCCATGAAAAGAGCGAGGACAACTACTGCTGCTCCCTCTGTAGCTACACCTTCACGTACCGCACGCAGCTCGTCCGTCACATGACCGCACACAGACACATCCGGGAGCAG CGGACTATTTCTCAGTCAGGCGGAAACAGAAAGTTCAAGTGTACAGAATGCTCCAAGGCCTTCAAATACAAACATCACCTGAAGGAGCACCTACGCATACACAGCG GTGAGAAGCCGTATGAGTGCTCTAATTGTCGGAAGCGTTTCTCACACTCGGGGTCCTACAGCTCTCACATTAGCAGTAAGAAGTGTGCGAGCGTGACCCCTGCGGTCAACGGCCTGCCTCGCATACCTGGAGTGAAAACGGCTCTTACCGTTTCTCACCCTACGCACATCCTTCTAAGGGAGAAGGTGGACATTACCAACAAACCTCTGCAAGAGCAACTCCCCCTGAAACAGATCAAACAGGAGCCTATCGAACAGCAACCCAAACCTGCACCAGCAACGCCCACAGTAGCCGCCACCACTACCAATGGAGTCCCGGCTCCACAAGGCATCATCCAGACATTGGTCCTGCCCACTGTTGGGCTTGTCCACCCAATCAGCATCAACCTAAGTGACTTACAAAATGCGCTGAATGCAGCAATGGATGGTAATGTCATCAGACAGGTGTTGACTAGCACCAATGCAAACGGAACGAGCGCTAAAATCGTAGGTCAGTTGCCGGCGCAGCCGCAGGCGCAAGCTGTCGTAATGCAGCCGCAGCAGGCGCAGCCGCAGGTGATCTCCGCCATCTCTTTGCCAGTTGTGGGACAAGACGGAAATGCCAAAATTATAATCAACTACAACCCCCAGCTGGACTCACAACTCAAGGCAGTAAAAGTGAACACAACACAGCCCACAGGGACGCAAACCGGTATAGCGCAGGCAAATTCTACATCGTCCAATGTCGCACAGCCAAATGTGGTGCAGCTTCAGTCGGTACAGTCCAACTCGactgaaacacaaacatcagGGACACCTAAACCTACACAGGTAAACATCATTAAACCAGTCCAAACTGGAAACCTCAGCAAACCGCCGTCTATCATCAAGATAACGCCTGCGCAGGCCGCCAGGTTGGTTCAAGCTCGGGCCGCACAACCAAAGCTCACCCAGCAAACTACACCTCTTGAGAAAAGCGCATATGACACACAGACCCTC TTTCTACAAAAACCACCCGCCACTACCAACAACAAGAACACcgacaataaaaaaacaactccaGAGAAGACTATAAACACTCCAACAGCAGAGAAGAAGGAGACAACTGAAAATACTGGTTCGATGGAGgataaatgtgaaaaacaaaaccTGACTGCACCACCCAAAATCATAATCAAAACCGAACCGGCCTCTCCGTCCGAGATCAAGCCCGAAATACAGAGTGAAGATGACAACGAGAtgcaaacagatgaaaataaaggAGGGAAACAAACAACAGCGACAACTGAGCCAGTGGCACACAGCGGCTGTAGAGTAACCTGTGGAGATAACTTCCATAACTACGCGGCGTGTCTGCTTTGCGACAGCTCCCCGAGTAAACGTAAGCCTTCAGACTGTCAAGACAGTGACACCAAAGCGTCGCCAACAACTATATCTCTCTCCTCTCTACTGGATAAGGATAAGAGTGGAGCAGCGGAACGCCTCCTTCCTCTTCTGAAGGCCTACAGTCAGAACCGAGATCCTAGCGAGGAGCAGCTGTCTCAGGTGGCCAAGACAGTCAAGTTACCTCTTGAGGCGGTCAGCAAGTGGTACCAGAAGATGCGCTCCAAGAAGATACTGCTCAAGGCTGCAAGCAACCTGAAAAACAATCAAGAG AAAACTACACCATCTGCTGCACCTGAAGGAATGAACTCCACCCAAGCCACCTGCACTCCCACTCCACCCCCTGATGACACCTCAGCGGACACCCAGAATGGAAGCGCCACTTCACCCGCCTCCCCTCCAGCCGATGTCTCCACTGATGATCTCGTCATTGTCAAGACAGAAGACGTAGAGGAGGAGCTGCAGTGTGAACCGCTGGATCTCTCGCTCCCCAAGTCCAGCTCCGCTCAAGCCAGCACCACCACTAAGCTGCCGGTCTCCACCCAAAAGGAACCGCTCAACCTCACCTGTCTTAAGAAGCAACTGTTGCCAGGCAACACCATCTATGTGACGCAGGCTGGCACGGGTACATTAAACATTGTGACAGCGTCATTGCCAACGCTGGTTGCCATAGCAGAGCCAGGTGGTATTCCGTGCATCGGCACAGCAATATCCGGTAACAAACGCACCATCCTCATCCCTCAGCTCACCTACACCTACACCACCAACCCCAGCGTCAAAACACCCGAAAAATCTTTGACAGACACAAAGGGGACGGTGATACTCAGCAACTGTCCA AAGGTGGCGGACACGGCTTCAGACTGTGTGTCAGAGGACCAGAATGATGAAGATTCACCTCTAATGAAGAAGAAAAGGAAGACTGTCGGTGGCCTGTACGCCTGCGATCTGTGTGACAAAATCTTCCAGAAGAGCAGCTCACTGCTGCGACACAAGTATGAACACACAG GTAAGCGACCTCACGAGTGCGGCATCTGTAATAAAGCTTTCAAACACAAGCACCACCTGATCGAGCACACGCGACTACACTCCGGAGAGAAGCCCTACCAGTGTGACAAGTGCGGGAAACGCTTCTCTCACTCGGGCTCTTATTCTCAGCACATGAACCACAGGTACTCCTACTGCAAGAGAGACACGCATGAGCTGCCAGAGCAGGTCAGCACCTCCACTCCTCCCTCTCAGCTCGACTCggacgagagagagagcgacggagaggaggaagaggatttATCCGCTCTGGACATGAGCGATATCAGAGTGGTGCGAGTAGGAGAGGATTACGAGGATGATGAGGAGAGCGGCGGAGAGGAAGAGCAGGACAGAGGACACGAGGATCAAGAGACAGAGGAAGGAGGAATGGTGATGGAAGTGGAGCTCGGAGATACTGACACTTTGGAGGAGGAAACCATAGAAACGGAGGATGCTATGGAGACAGAGGAGTCAAAGGAGGAGGACGCAGTTCTcacaaataataaagaaaacacagaGATGGCAACCGAGGACTGA
- the si:ch211-195h23.3 gene encoding uncharacterized protein si:ch211-195h23.3 isoform X1 codes for MIRNVSHSIIRKTIPLFYQITKFLNFVEENEDGLAVAHFTGGNVDIIQPLKVTETHVIINIRDLSRFGLTWIKTIFGFPIDGQVLHFLRPVTVEQEQKILNVHLHPGNVPVTEVQRLHHNKSYIETSSKCCLFTDRKYSLCCQPENCDVQPMSEIFQLDNFGPNYHPTFEVFLDVNIKEVRLGVLDKTEDGKEVWPRWRILLTAPSNGVEPPAHRRIPETEFVNTHGDKLIQRVSSVMATADSLKSKKIITHEIKIHVAETQQKKMRLLLNALESGGDNAKAEFCRLLKKNEPDLVKELGPHL; via the exons ATGATTAGAAATGTTAGTCACAGTATAATTAGAAAAACAATACCTTTATTCTACCAGATAACAAAATTCTTAAATTTTGTAGAGGAAAATGAGGACGGTTTGGCTGTAGCACATTTCACTGGCGGTAATGTAGATATAATACAGCCACTCAAAGTGACAGAAACTCATGTGATCATTAACATCAGAGATCTCAGCCGTTTTGGGCTCACCTGgattaaaacaatatttggctTCCCCATTGATGGCCAGGTTTTGCACTTTCTTCGACCAGTAACTGTTGAACAGGAACAGAAAATACTTAATGTCCACTTGCATCCGGGGAATGTTCCCGTAACTGAG GTCCAGCGTTTGCACCACAATAAGTCATACATAGAGACAAGttcaaaatgttgtctttttaCTGACAGAAAATACAGTCTGTGTTGTCAGCCAGAGAACTGTGATGTGCAACCAAtg AGTGAGATATTTCAACTTGATAATTTTGGTCCAAACTATCATCCCACATTTGAAGTGTTTCTGGATGTCAACATCAAGGAGGTCAGATTGGGTGTTTTGGACAAAACTGAAGATGGGAAGGAAGTGTGGCCCAGATGGCGAATCCTTCTTACAG cACCAAGTAATGGTGTGGAACCTCCTGCACACAGAAGGATCCCAG aAACTGAATTTGTGAACACACATGGAGATAAACTCATACAGAGAGTTTCATCAGTGATGGCGACTGCTGACAGTTTAAAGAGCAAAAAAATCATTACTCATGAAATAAAGATCCATGTTGCAGAAACACAACAGAAGAAAATGAGACTCTTGTTGAATGCTCTTGAGTCTGGAGGAGATAATGCAAAAGCAGAATTCTGCAGACTGTTGAAGAAGAACGAACCTGATCTAGTAAAAGAACTGGgacctcatttataa
- the si:ch211-195h23.3 gene encoding uncharacterized protein si:ch211-195h23.3 isoform X3 has protein sequence MIRNVSHSIIRKTIPLFYQITKFLNFVEENEDGLAVAHFTGGNVDIIQPLKVTETHVIINIRDLSRFGLTWIKTIFGFPIDGQVLHFLRPVTVEQEQKILNVHLHPGNVPVTEVQRLHHNKSYIETSSKCCLFTDRKYSLCCQPENCDVQPMSEIFQLDNFGPNYHPTFEVFLDVNIKEVRLGVLDKTEDGKEVWPRWRILLTAPSNGVEPPAHRRIPVRN, from the exons ATGATTAGAAATGTTAGTCACAGTATAATTAGAAAAACAATACCTTTATTCTACCAGATAACAAAATTCTTAAATTTTGTAGAGGAAAATGAGGACGGTTTGGCTGTAGCACATTTCACTGGCGGTAATGTAGATATAATACAGCCACTCAAAGTGACAGAAACTCATGTGATCATTAACATCAGAGATCTCAGCCGTTTTGGGCTCACCTGgattaaaacaatatttggctTCCCCATTGATGGCCAGGTTTTGCACTTTCTTCGACCAGTAACTGTTGAACAGGAACAGAAAATACTTAATGTCCACTTGCATCCGGGGAATGTTCCCGTAACTGAG GTCCAGCGTTTGCACCACAATAAGTCATACATAGAGACAAGttcaaaatgttgtctttttaCTGACAGAAAATACAGTCTGTGTTGTCAGCCAGAGAACTGTGATGTGCAACCAAtg AGTGAGATATTTCAACTTGATAATTTTGGTCCAAACTATCATCCCACATTTGAAGTGTTTCTGGATGTCAACATCAAGGAGGTCAGATTGGGTGTTTTGGACAAAACTGAAGATGGGAAGGAAGTGTGGCCCAGATGGCGAATCCTTCTTACAG cACCAAGTAATGGTGTGGAACCTCCTGCACACAGAAGGATCCCAG ttagaAACTGA
- the si:ch211-195h23.3 gene encoding uncharacterized protein si:ch211-195h23.3 isoform X4, giving the protein MIRNVSHSIIRKTIPLFYQITKFLNFVEENEDGLAVAHFTGGNVDIIQPLKVTETHVIINIRDLSRFGLTWIKTIFGFPIDGQVLHFLRPVTVEQEQKILNVHLHPGNVPVTEVQRLHHNKSYIETSSKCCLFTDRKYSLCCQPENCDVQPMSEIFQLDNFGPNYHPTFEVFLDVNIKEVRLGVLDKTEDGKEVWPRWRILLTGLYA; this is encoded by the exons ATGATTAGAAATGTTAGTCACAGTATAATTAGAAAAACAATACCTTTATTCTACCAGATAACAAAATTCTTAAATTTTGTAGAGGAAAATGAGGACGGTTTGGCTGTAGCACATTTCACTGGCGGTAATGTAGATATAATACAGCCACTCAAAGTGACAGAAACTCATGTGATCATTAACATCAGAGATCTCAGCCGTTTTGGGCTCACCTGgattaaaacaatatttggctTCCCCATTGATGGCCAGGTTTTGCACTTTCTTCGACCAGTAACTGTTGAACAGGAACAGAAAATACTTAATGTCCACTTGCATCCGGGGAATGTTCCCGTAACTGAG GTCCAGCGTTTGCACCACAATAAGTCATACATAGAGACAAGttcaaaatgttgtctttttaCTGACAGAAAATACAGTCTGTGTTGTCAGCCAGAGAACTGTGATGTGCAACCAAtg AGTGAGATATTTCAACTTGATAATTTTGGTCCAAACTATCATCCCACATTTGAAGTGTTTCTGGATGTCAACATCAAGGAGGTCAGATTGGGTGTTTTGGACAAAACTGAAGATGGGAAGGAAGTGTGGCCCAGATGGCGAATCCTTCTTACAG gtttaTATGCATGA
- the si:ch211-195h23.3 gene encoding uncharacterized protein si:ch211-195h23.3 isoform X2 translates to MIRNVSHSIIRKTIPLFYQITKFLNFVEENEDGLAVAHFTGGNVDIIQPLKVTETHVIINIRDLSRFGLTWIKTIFGFPIDGQVLHFLRPVTVEQEQKILNVHLHPGNVPVTEVQRLHHNKSYIETSSKCCLFTDRKYSLCCQPENCDVQPMSEIFQLDNFGPNYHPTFEVFLDVNIKEVRLGVLDKTEDGKEVWPRWRILLTAPSNGVEPPAHRRIPGLIVTF, encoded by the exons ATGATTAGAAATGTTAGTCACAGTATAATTAGAAAAACAATACCTTTATTCTACCAGATAACAAAATTCTTAAATTTTGTAGAGGAAAATGAGGACGGTTTGGCTGTAGCACATTTCACTGGCGGTAATGTAGATATAATACAGCCACTCAAAGTGACAGAAACTCATGTGATCATTAACATCAGAGATCTCAGCCGTTTTGGGCTCACCTGgattaaaacaatatttggctTCCCCATTGATGGCCAGGTTTTGCACTTTCTTCGACCAGTAACTGTTGAACAGGAACAGAAAATACTTAATGTCCACTTGCATCCGGGGAATGTTCCCGTAACTGAG GTCCAGCGTTTGCACCACAATAAGTCATACATAGAGACAAGttcaaaatgttgtctttttaCTGACAGAAAATACAGTCTGTGTTGTCAGCCAGAGAACTGTGATGTGCAACCAAtg AGTGAGATATTTCAACTTGATAATTTTGGTCCAAACTATCATCCCACATTTGAAGTGTTTCTGGATGTCAACATCAAGGAGGTCAGATTGGGTGTTTTGGACAAAACTGAAGATGGGAAGGAAGTGTGGCCCAGATGGCGAATCCTTCTTACAG cACCAAGTAATGGTGTGGAACCTCCTGCACACAGAAGGATCCCAGGTCtgattgtaacattttaa